The following are encoded in a window of Chloroflexota bacterium genomic DNA:
- a CDS encoding alpha/beta hydrolase, producing MKKSKYWRNLLGFSVGMLALGVFYIILRISFDGAQNYAHPARSQQAPEDNPAQHGVAYQNIELFTSDGIWLSAWYTSPENGALILVAHGYGVSRSAEIHALFARNGYGVLSWDARAHGESGGDLCTWGVDEVQDVVAALAFALKQTEVEHVGAYGQSMGAVVLILAAAEFPQIEALIADSAFPAIEEMLERLVYVPVLRPFVRFFAQLETGLAADELRPLDVVGTISPRPVLFIQGEADATIPADSVVRLYMASGEPRALWTEPGVGHVGMYDAFPYEFERRVIAFFDQYLLGRK from the coding sequence ATGAAGAAATCAAAATATTGGCGCAATTTGCTTGGGTTTAGCGTGGGCATGTTGGCGCTCGGTGTTTTTTACATAATTTTGCGAATTAGCTTTGATGGCGCGCAAAACTATGCTCATCCGGCGCGTTCCCAGCAGGCGCCAGAAGATAACCCCGCGCAGCATGGTGTAGCCTATCAGAATATCGAATTATTCACTTCCGACGGAATATGGCTTAGCGCCTGGTATACGTCGCCTGAGAACGGCGCGCTAATCTTGGTGGCGCATGGTTATGGCGTTTCCCGCTCGGCGGAAATCCATGCCCTTTTTGCCCGCAATGGTTACGGTGTTCTCTCATGGGATGCGCGCGCTCACGGTGAAAGTGGAGGCGATCTATGTACATGGGGTGTTGATGAAGTGCAGGATGTGGTTGCGGCGCTGGCCTTTGCTCTCAAACAGACCGAAGTTGAGCACGTGGGTGCGTATGGTCAATCGATGGGGGCGGTTGTGCTTATCCTGGCTGCGGCAGAATTTCCCCAAATTGAAGCCCTGATTGCCGATAGTGCCTTCCCGGCCATCGAAGAGATGCTGGAACGGCTTGTGTATGTGCCGGTGCTGCGCCCGTTTGTGCGCTTCTTCGCTCAATTGGAGACTGGCCTGGCCGCGGATGAACTTCGTCCTCTGGATGTGGTAGGGACGATCAGCCCGCGCCCGGTGTTGTTCATTCAGGGTGAAGCGGATGCTACCATCCCGGCAGATTCTGTTGTCCGGCTCTACATGGCCTCGGGCGAACCGCGCGCTTTATGGACAGAGCCAGGGGTAGGCCATGTTGGCATGTACGATGCATTCCCTTATGAATTCGAGCGTAGGGTGATTGCCTTCTTTGATCAATATCTCTTGGGGAGAAAATAG
- the lpdA gene encoding dihydrolipoyl dehydrogenase encodes MTENYDVIVIGAGPGGYVAAIRASQLGLKTAIVEKEWLGGVCLNIGCIPSKSLLKNAEVAQLLRTGGRTFGFSFDNLELDFPKAVKRSRQVSGRLTKGVGFLMKKNNVDVHMGTAKLTATNTVSVTNDDGNAQDLKTKNVIVATGASPFIIPGVEVDGEKVVTYREAILQEKLPASVVIVGSGAIGVEFATVWNAYGVDVTIVEMLPRIVPSEDEEVSIELAKAFKKEKINTLVSTKVEKIETTEKGVKVTVSSEAGEQVIEAEQALMAIGFKPNTQGIGLEDVGVKISEHGAIEIDERMATNVSGIWAIGDVTAKLMLAHVGSAQGMICAEQIAGLETHTLDYEMMPRATYCHPQVASFGITEAQAIERGHEIKVGRFPFQANGKALGLNESTGWVKIISDAKYGEILGAHMIGPEVTELLPELTIAQMMELTAAEIARNVHAHPTLSETLMEAAHGIEGHAIHI; translated from the coding sequence ATGACCGAAAATTATGATGTTATCGTAATCGGCGCGGGGCCGGGAGGTTATGTAGCCGCCATCCGCGCTTCACAACTGGGGTTAAAAACTGCCATCGTTGAAAAAGAATGGCTGGGCGGCGTATGCCTGAATATAGGTTGTATCCCGTCAAAGTCGCTATTGAAAAACGCCGAGGTGGCGCAACTACTGCGTACCGGGGGGCGTACTTTTGGTTTCTCTTTTGACAATCTGGAACTGGATTTCCCCAAAGCTGTCAAGCGCAGCCGCCAGGTATCGGGGCGCCTGACCAAGGGCGTGGGCTTCCTGATGAAGAAGAATAATGTTGACGTCCACATGGGCACAGCCAAACTCACCGCAACGAACACCGTCAGCGTTACAAACGACGATGGCAACGCCCAGGACCTCAAAACCAAAAATGTCATCGTTGCAACCGGCGCAAGCCCCTTTATCATCCCCGGCGTGGAAGTCGATGGCGAGAAAGTGGTTACCTATCGTGAGGCTATTTTACAAGAAAAGCTGCCCGCCTCGGTGGTGATTGTCGGGTCTGGCGCGATTGGTGTGGAATTTGCCACGGTGTGGAATGCTTATGGCGTAGATGTGACCATCGTCGAGATGCTGCCGCGCATCGTTCCATCGGAGGATGAAGAGGTCAGCATAGAGTTGGCAAAAGCCTTCAAGAAAGAGAAGATCAACACATTGGTCAGCACAAAAGTCGAGAAAATTGAGACGACAGAAAAGGGCGTAAAAGTAACCGTCAGCAGCGAGGCGGGCGAGCAGGTCATTGAAGCCGAGCAGGCGCTAATGGCCATCGGTTTCAAACCCAACACCCAGGGCATCGGCCTGGAAGATGTTGGCGTGAAGATCAGCGAGCATGGCGCGATTGAGATTGACGAACGTATGGCGACCAACGTATCCGGCATCTGGGCGATTGGTGATGTAACTGCAAAGTTGATGCTGGCACATGTTGGCTCAGCTCAGGGCATGATCTGCGCCGAGCAGATCGCCGGTTTGGAAACGCACACCCTGGATTACGAAATGATGCCGCGGGCCACCTACTGCCATCCACAGGTAGCTTCCTTTGGGATCACTGAAGCGCAGGCGATTGAGCGCGGCCACGAGATAAAGGTCGGGCGTTTTCCCTTCCAGGCCAATGGCAAAGCCCTGGGGCTGAACGAATCCACGGGCTGGGTTAAGATCATCAGCGATGCCAAATACGGCGAAATTTTGGGCGCGCACATGATTGGCCCAGAAGTCACAGAATTGCTCCCCGAGTTGACTATCGCACAAATGATGGAACTCACCGCGGCAGAAATTGCCCGCAATGTACACGCCCATCCTACGCTGAGTGAAACACTCATGGAAGCAGCGCACGGCATCGAAGGGCACGCTATCCATATTTAG